The proteins below come from a single Gossypium raimondii isolate GPD5lz chromosome 2, ASM2569854v1, whole genome shotgun sequence genomic window:
- the LOC105788996 gene encoding protein SOSEKI 3, with amino-acid sequence MFGSEMETRMKKYRQVSPERAKVWTEKSPKYYQHNRKVPVVYYLCRNRQLEHPHFIEVPLSSPDGLYLRDVIERLNNLRGRGMASLYSWSCKRSYRNGFVWHDLSEDDLILPAHGNEYVLKGSELFEESNSDRFSPVANSSRLQNLKQLPEPPSSSRSQDDSSSSSSLIGKRTKHSQDDELSSPVNRPTPGSSGASPESRYGKNSSWGCSLSLTEYKVCKNDGLADASTQTEENTDRPKSRETCTRGVSTDDGSLEPECNENFQNQVPTACVKDNPEICRNPVSPPSTSSASSTGGKPETLESLIRADASKINSFRILEEEDIRMPTNARLKATSMLMQLISCGSISVKDHSFGLVPTYRPRFSHSKFSSPLFSTSIMLGELDCLSENPRLMGLRLEDKEYFSGSLIETKMLKEGEGHTTLKRSSSYNDDRARKELESAEDKEEMNSGHSKCIPRSIKASLSKQPRSESMRSPISEKPRNSSDGISTGDSRRLTEPVNKKHSKRLDSFREEEQVIKIEERLASGARVIIQSKAPCDTIVGFS; translated from the exons ATGTTTGGATCGGAGATGGAGACGAGGATGAAGAAATATAGGCAAGTGAGTCCGGAGAGAGCTAAAGTTTGGACTGAGAAATCGCCTAAGTACTATCAGCATAACCGGAAAGTTCCGGTTGTTTATTATCTCTGCAGGAATCGCCAGCTCGAGCATCCTCATTTCATTGAAGTTCCTCTCTCTTCTCCTGATGGACTTTATTTGAGgg ATGTGATTGAAAGGCTTAATAATCTTAGAGGCAGAGGGATGGCTTCCTTGTATTCTTGGTCTTGCAAAAG GAGCTATAGGAATGGATTTGTATGGCATGATCTTTCTGAAGATGATTTAATTCTTCCGGCCCATGGAAATGAATACGTTCTCAAAGGCTCCGAATTATTCGAAGAGTCTAACTCag ATCGTTTTAGTCCAGTTGCGAATAGCAGTAGATTGCAAAATCTGAAGCAGTTGCCTGAACCACCGTCTTCTTCTAGAAGCCaagatgattcttcatcttcttccagtTTGATTGGGAAGAGAACGAAGCATTCTCAGGATGATGAGCTCTCTTCTCCGGTTAACCGTCCAACTCCTGGGTCATCTGGTGCGTCGCCAGAGTCTAGATATGGAAAGAATTCTTCCTGGGGCTGTTCACTTAGTTTGACCGAGTATAAGGTCTGTAAGAATGATGGGTTAGCTGATGCTTCAACACAGACTGAGGAAAACACAGACAGACCTAAGTCACGAGAAACTTGTACAAGGGGTGTTTCGACTGATGATGGGTCTTTAGAACCCGAATGCAATGAGAATTTCCAAAACCAGGTCCCTACCGCTTGTGTAAAAGATAATCCCGAGATATGCAGGAATCCAGTTTCTCCACCATCCACTTCTAGTGCATCATCTACAGGAGGGAAACCTGAAACATTGGAATCTCTAATCCGAGCGGATGCTAGTAAAATCAATAGTTTTAGGATTCTTGAGGAGGAAGATATTCGAATGCCAACAAATGCTAGGCTCAAGGCAACAAGCATGTTGATGCAGTTAATCTCATGTGGTTCGATATCTGTGAAAGACCATAGTTTTGGCCTTGTTCCAACCTACAGGCCTAGGTTTTcccattcaaaattttcttcgcCATTGTTCTCTACTTCAATCATGTTGGGTGAGCTTGATTGCTTATCCGAGAATCCGAGGTTGATGGGCCTGAGATTGGAAGACAAAGAATATTTCAGTGGTAGCTTGATTGAGACGAAGATGCTCAAAGAAGGAGAAGGGCATACCACTCTGAAACGTTCTTCTTCATATAATGATGATAG GGCTCGTAAGGAGTTGGAATCAGCTGAAGACAAAGAAGAGATGAATTCAGGTCATTCAAAATGCATCCCCCGCTCTATCAAGGCTTCGCTAAGCAAGCAGCCAAGAAGTGAGTCCATGAGATCTCCTATCTCTGAAAAACCAAGAAACTCCTCTGATGGGATATCCACTGGTGACAGTAGAAGACTCACTGAGCCTGTTAATAAAAAGCACTCGAAAAGGTTGGATTCATTCAGAGAAGAGGAGCAGGTGATCAAAATTGAAGAA AGGCTTGCTTCAGGAGCTCGGGTTATAATCCAATCCAAGGCACCTTGTGATACCATTGTTGGTTTCTCCTAG